From the Mangifera indica cultivar Alphonso chromosome 10, CATAS_Mindica_2.1, whole genome shotgun sequence genome, one window contains:
- the LOC123228229 gene encoding 7-deoxyloganetic acid glucosyl transferase-like isoform X2, with translation MEKIPPHVLIFPLPALGHVNSMLKLAELLSVAGINVTFLNSEYNHTRLVRHTDVCSRYTQRFPGFQFKTVTDGLPMDHPRTGDRFEDVIYSVKSVTPPLLKEMLLNGIKPPVNCIISDGFMSFAIDVARDLGIPIIYFRTIGACALWAYYSLREVIDAGELPIKDMDRLIKNVPGMESYLRCRDLPSFCRASDPMDQNIQICMSETRASPRADGLILNTFEDLEGPILSQIRTICPNIYTIGPLNALLKARVPENTSLKSSNSFWEVDRSCISWLDKQPPQSVIYVSFGSITVLSTEQMLEFWHGLVNSNKPFLWVIRPDSISGKNGEDEIPEELVEATKERGYMVGWVPQEEVLAHQAVALFLTHNGWNSTLESIVVGVPMLCWPYFADQQVNSRFVGEVWKIGVDMKDLCDRNVVEKMVNELTVERKEEFMKASSGIADLARKSVNEGGSSYCNLDRLINVIRSISSRAFSC, from the exons ATGGAGAAAATTCCACCTCATGTTCTCATCTTCCCCCTTCCAGCCTTAGGCCATGTTAACTCAATGCTCAAGCTCGCCGAGCTACTCAGCGTTGCCGGCATAAACGTTACTTTTCTAAACTCAGAGTACAACCATACCCGTCTTGTTCGGCACACCGACGTTTGTTCTCGTTACACTCAACGCTTTCCTGGCTTTCAATTCAAGACTGTTACAGATGGCCTTCCCATGGACCACCCACGAACCGGAGATCGATTTGAGGACGTTATATATTCAGTGAAATCAGTAACTCCTCCTCTCTTGAAAGAGATGCTTTTGAACGGAATCAAGCCTCCAGTCAACTGTATCATTTCGGATGGATTTATGAGCTTTGCAATTGACGTCGCCAGGGACTTGGGAATTCCGATTATTTATTTTCGTACGATCGGAGCTTGTGCTTTATGGGCTTACTATTCTCTCCGTGAGGTCATTGATGCCGGCGAGCTCCCTATCAAAG ATATGGATCGCCTGATAAAAAACGTGCCCGGCATGGAAAGTTATCTCCGCTGTCGCGATCTTCCAAGCTTCTGTCGAGCTAGCGACCCCATGGACCAAAATATTCAAATCTGCATGAGCGAGACTCGCGCATCTCCTCGAGCTGATGGTCTCATATTGAATACATTTGAGGACCTGGAAGGTCCCATATTATCCCAAATTCGCACTATTTGTCCAAATATTTACACCATAGGACCCCTCAACGCTCTCCTCAAAGCAAGAGTTCCTGAAAACACGTCATTAAAATCCTCAAACAGTTTCTGGGAAGTTGACAGAAGCTGCATTTCATGGCTTGACAAACAGCCTCCACAATCAGTTATCTACGTTAGCTTTGGCAGCATTACAGTGCTCTCAACAGAACAAATGCTAGAGTTTTGGCACGGTCTGGTGAATAGCAACAAACCGTTCTTATGGGTGATTAGGCCTGATTCAATTTCAGGAAAAAATGGGGAGGATGAAATTCCGGAGGAGCTTGTTGAAGCCACCAAGGAGAGAGGGTACATGGTGGGCTGGGTGCCACAGGAAGAAGTTTTAGCCCACCAGGCTGTTGCTTTGTTTTTGACTCACAATGGATGGAACTCGACATTGGAGAGTATTGTGGTGGGGGTGCCCATGTTATGTTGGCCGTATTTCGCTGATCAGCAGGTGAATAGTCGATTTGTTGGCGAGGTGTGGAAGATTGGGGTTGATATGAAGGATTTGTGTGATAGAAATGTTGTTGAGAAGATGGTTAATGAGCTGACGGTAGAGAGGAAGGAGGAATTCATGAAAGCAAGCTCTGGGATTGCTGATTTGGCTAGAAAAAGTGTCAATGAAGGTGGATCCTCGTACTGTAATTTGGATCGCTTGATAAATGTTATTAGGTCGATAAGCTCAAGAGCATTTTCTTGCTGA
- the LOC123227282 gene encoding uncharacterized protein LOC123227282 — MSESDSLNDAAYWSPYKFEDVLVVKKGYVKSDDEMKKSSDLSFPSEFPYEFDSLDSALCSPVESVNGWTETETTSDEEDFLTGLTRRLTQSSTQKFAANGFTKDKPESWVMAGSPESILSGIGSWSVSSGGSPNGSSSLVSSPPTTPFGDENNTWDLISAAAGQVARLKMSDEDFKCNYNNRGRGLIAPPKATTSPLQVIENPNFGLYSSQYVNFTPLQTNQYQMLSPQNGGLNGVNVIRGRQQQVRLTQPQPQLIQSKARSVVYENGRCGRPIGLCQAAWPPLQVQQRQQHSASGMKAVFLGGSGGVKRECAGTGVFLPRRFGSNPLDSPKKPSCSTVLVPAKVVQALNQSFENMNGNNTHAQHRFNTAFGPQYDALMARRTLLLSLKKQRSLRPEAAPPLNHEIHLPQEWTY, encoded by the exons ATGTCCGAGTCAGATTCCTTGAACGATGCCGCTTACTGGTCACCTTATAAgtttgaagatgttcttgttgtGAAGAAAGGTTATGTGAAGAGTGATGATGAGATGAAGAAGTCCAGTGATCTCAGCTTTCCTTCTGAGTTTCCATACGAGTTTGACTCGCTCGATTCGGCTCTCTGTTCTCCGGTGGAGTCAGTGAATGGTTGGACTGAGACAGAAACCACCAGCGACGAGGAGGACTTCCTTACCGGGTTAACTCGCCGTCTTACACAGTCCTCAACTCAGAAATTCGCTGCCAATGGTTTTACTAAAGACAAACCTGAG AGCTGGGTAATGGCCGGGTCACCCGAGTCGATTTTGAGTGGAATAGGGAGCTGGTCAGTCTCAAGCGGAGGCAGCCCAAACGGTTCCTCCTCACTTGTATCTTCTCCTCCGACGACGCCGTTTGGTGATGAAAACAACACGTGGGACCTTATCTCTGCTGCCGCAGGCCAAGTTGCGAGGTTGAAGATGAGCGACGAAGACTTTAAATGCAACTACAACAACCGCGGCCGAGGCCTTATTGCTCCTCCCAAGGCCACTACAAGTCCCCTGCAAGTTATTGAAAATCCCAATTTTGGCTTATATTCAAGCCAATATGTTAATTTCACCCCCCTTCAAACAAATCAG TATCAGATGTTGAGCCCTCAAAATGGTGGTTTAAACGGTGTGAATGTGATACGGGGACGGCAGCAACAAGTGAGGTTAACTCAGCCACAGCCACAACTGATCCAGAGTAAAGCCAGAAGTGTTGTTTATGAAAATGGGAGATGTGGGCGTCCTATTGGGCTATGTCAAGCTGCCTGGCCGCCTCTGCAGGTTCAGCAACGTCAACAACACTCTGCTTCCGGCATGAAAGCTGTGTTTTTGGGTGGATCTGGTGGCGTTAAAAGAGAATGTGCTGGTACTGGTGTGTTCTTGCCGCGGAGATTTGGGTCTAACCCTCTTGATTCTCCCAAAAAACCAA GTTGTTCTACTGTTTTAGTTCCAGCTAAGGTTGTTCAGGCTTTGAATCAGAGTTTCGAAAACATGAATGGGAATAATACTCATGCCCAGCACCGATTTAATACAGCTTTTGGTCCACAGTATG ATGCTTTAATGGCGAGAAGGACTTTGCTTTTGTCACTTAAAAAGCAACGAAGCTTAAGACCTGAAGCTGCTCCTCCACTAAATCATGAAATACATCTTCCTCAGGAGTGGACATATTGA
- the LOC123228229 gene encoding 7-deoxyloganetic acid glucosyl transferase-like isoform X1, with the protein MEKIPPHVLIFPLPALGHVNSMLKLAELLSVAGINVTFLNSEYNHTRLVRHTDVCSRYTQRFPGFQFKTVTDGLPMDHPRTGDRFEDVIYSVKSVTPPLLKEMLLNGIKPPVNCIISDGFMSFAIDVARDLGIPIIYFRTIGACALWAYYSLREVIDAGELPIKGAEDMDRLIKNVPGMESYLRCRDLPSFCRASDPMDQNIQICMSETRASPRADGLILNTFEDLEGPILSQIRTICPNIYTIGPLNALLKARVPENTSLKSSNSFWEVDRSCISWLDKQPPQSVIYVSFGSITVLSTEQMLEFWHGLVNSNKPFLWVIRPDSISGKNGEDEIPEELVEATKERGYMVGWVPQEEVLAHQAVALFLTHNGWNSTLESIVVGVPMLCWPYFADQQVNSRFVGEVWKIGVDMKDLCDRNVVEKMVNELTVERKEEFMKASSGIADLARKSVNEGGSSYCNLDRLINVIRSISSRAFSC; encoded by the exons ATGGAGAAAATTCCACCTCATGTTCTCATCTTCCCCCTTCCAGCCTTAGGCCATGTTAACTCAATGCTCAAGCTCGCCGAGCTACTCAGCGTTGCCGGCATAAACGTTACTTTTCTAAACTCAGAGTACAACCATACCCGTCTTGTTCGGCACACCGACGTTTGTTCTCGTTACACTCAACGCTTTCCTGGCTTTCAATTCAAGACTGTTACAGATGGCCTTCCCATGGACCACCCACGAACCGGAGATCGATTTGAGGACGTTATATATTCAGTGAAATCAGTAACTCCTCCTCTCTTGAAAGAGATGCTTTTGAACGGAATCAAGCCTCCAGTCAACTGTATCATTTCGGATGGATTTATGAGCTTTGCAATTGACGTCGCCAGGGACTTGGGAATTCCGATTATTTATTTTCGTACGATCGGAGCTTGTGCTTTATGGGCTTACTATTCTCTCCGTGAGGTCATTGATGCCGGCGAGCTCCCTATCAAAG GTGCTGAAGATATGGATCGCCTGATAAAAAACGTGCCCGGCATGGAAAGTTATCTCCGCTGTCGCGATCTTCCAAGCTTCTGTCGAGCTAGCGACCCCATGGACCAAAATATTCAAATCTGCATGAGCGAGACTCGCGCATCTCCTCGAGCTGATGGTCTCATATTGAATACATTTGAGGACCTGGAAGGTCCCATATTATCCCAAATTCGCACTATTTGTCCAAATATTTACACCATAGGACCCCTCAACGCTCTCCTCAAAGCAAGAGTTCCTGAAAACACGTCATTAAAATCCTCAAACAGTTTCTGGGAAGTTGACAGAAGCTGCATTTCATGGCTTGACAAACAGCCTCCACAATCAGTTATCTACGTTAGCTTTGGCAGCATTACAGTGCTCTCAACAGAACAAATGCTAGAGTTTTGGCACGGTCTGGTGAATAGCAACAAACCGTTCTTATGGGTGATTAGGCCTGATTCAATTTCAGGAAAAAATGGGGAGGATGAAATTCCGGAGGAGCTTGTTGAAGCCACCAAGGAGAGAGGGTACATGGTGGGCTGGGTGCCACAGGAAGAAGTTTTAGCCCACCAGGCTGTTGCTTTGTTTTTGACTCACAATGGATGGAACTCGACATTGGAGAGTATTGTGGTGGGGGTGCCCATGTTATGTTGGCCGTATTTCGCTGATCAGCAGGTGAATAGTCGATTTGTTGGCGAGGTGTGGAAGATTGGGGTTGATATGAAGGATTTGTGTGATAGAAATGTTGTTGAGAAGATGGTTAATGAGCTGACGGTAGAGAGGAAGGAGGAATTCATGAAAGCAAGCTCTGGGATTGCTGATTTGGCTAGAAAAAGTGTCAATGAAGGTGGATCCTCGTACTGTAATTTGGATCGCTTGATAAATGTTATTAGGTCGATAAGCTCAAGAGCATTTTCTTGCTGA